A part of Thalassophryne amazonica chromosome 3, fThaAma1.1, whole genome shotgun sequence genomic DNA contains:
- the LOC117506419 gene encoding odorant receptor 131-2-like, with protein sequence MNTSSANITVVTSYRDSFVKAVAKNVTVVILAISIIYINANLIHTFRKHQIFFMNPRYILFIHLVVNDMIQLTLTVLLFLLSYIIYKINVSICCVLMLIALFTTENTPLNLACMAVECYIAVCLPLRHSQICTVRRTRMLIGLIWFVSVCSVLPDLFFTLATEPLNFFKSQVFCVRETIFMNPHLIRKRDFTYIAYLIVVCLTIAYTYFMIVFTAKSAKEGAKKAMNTILLHGFQLLLCMGAYVTPLLTPALKEWFPENYTDSLFACYIIVQILPRSISPIIYGVRDNTFRKYLRKQLLCKGNIQ encoded by the exons ATGAACACGTCATCTGCCAACATCACCGTGGTTACATCGTACCGGGATTCTTTTGTCAAAGCTGTAGCCAAAAATGTGACTGTTGTGATTCTGGCAATCTCCATCATCTACATCAATGCAAATCTCATTCACACCTTCCGAAAACACCAG ATTTTCTTCATGAACCCTCGGTACATTCTTTTCATCCACCTGGTGGTCAACGACATGATCCAACTGACGCTGAcagtcctcctcttcctcctcagcTACATCATCTACAAAATAAATGTATCCATCTGTTGCGTATTAATGCTGATTGCACTCTTCACCACTGAAAACACTCCTTTGAATCTGGCTTGCATGGCGGTGGAGTGCTACATCGCTGTCTGCCTCCCCCTTCGTCACTCTCAGATTTGTACGGTCAGGAGAACACGAATGCTGATTGGTCTCATCTGGTTTGTAAGTGTGTGTTCTGTTCTACCTGATCTCTTCTTTACGTTGGCCACTGAGCCTCTGAACTTTTTTAAATCCCAAGTGTTCTGTGTCAGAGAGACCATCTTCATGAATCCTCACTTGATCAGGAAGAGGGACTTTACCTACATAGCGTATCTAATTGTTGTATGTTTGACTATTGCTTACACTTACTTCATGATTGTGTTCACTGCAAAGTCTGCTAAAGAAGGTGCAAAGAAAGCCATGAACACAATCCTCCTCCACGGTTTCCAGCTGCTGCTGTGTATGGGTGCATATGTAACTCCACTGTTAACACCTGCTTTGAAAGAATGGTTCCCTGAGAATTACACAGACTCCCTCTTTGCTTGTTACATTATTGTGCAGATTTTGCCACGATCCATCAGTCCAATAATCTACGGCGTCAGAGACAATACCTTCAGGAAGTACCTCAGAAAGCAATTATTGTGTAAAGGGAACATACAGTAA